From a single Lolium rigidum isolate FL_2022 chromosome 7, APGP_CSIRO_Lrig_0.1, whole genome shotgun sequence genomic region:
- the LOC124672592 gene encoding uncharacterized protein LOC124672592, which yields MPEVSFVESLVHEKTDYGGYQLNEVHCWFSFLRGVLHIPLLDRYEVILLGLRACAHGWMARKEKIRFLSSIAQVPANSSFVYHYQVVFQFSDFGHGLHRHAATVAKAA from the exons ATGCCCGAG GTTTCATTTGTTGAGAGCTTGGTCCATGAGAAAACAGATTATGGTGGATATCAGTTAAATGAG GTGCATTGCTGGTTTTCTTTTCTCCGAGGTGTGCTCCACATCCCTCTGCTTGATCGATATGAG GTTATCTTGCTTGGGCTTAGGGCTTGTGCACATGGATGGATGGCACGGAAGG AGAAGATCAGGTTTTTATCATCAATTGCCCAAGTGCCAGCCAATTCTTCTTTTGTTTATCACTATCAAGTGGTATTTCAGTTCAGTGATTTCGGTCATGGTCTCCATAGACATGCTGCAACAGTGGCCAAGGCAGCATAG